AGAGACATGAAGAAGGGGGAACACGAACCGGTCGTTCGCTATTCCCCCCCCTTTTGCACGTAGTTCTTAACGAACTCTTCAGCGTTCTTTTCGAGGACCTCGTCGATCTCATCGACGAGCTTGTCGATATCTTCGGTGAGCTTTTTCCCGGTCTCAACGACCTTCGGATTCGCCTTCACCTCATCTTTCGATTGAGGCTCGCGTTTTGGCTCCTGTTTGCGCTCTTGTTTTTCCATCCGAGCACCTCCCGTCGTTCTGGGAAACCCTCGTGGATCAGCGCGGCGCGTGATCCCCTTCGATCACCTTACCGTAGGGTTATTTCAGCCGTCAAGCCGAACGCACAAGCGTGACAAACGAGACACGCGCGACGTGACAGGATGAACCATCCGCCCACCCTCACATTTCCCGCAGACTTCCCCTGTCCTGCCCGCCTCGCTATTTCACAATGAGAGACACAATGAGCAAGGCCACAATATTGATGACTTTGATCATCGGATTGATCGCTGGACCAGCCGTGTCCTTATAGGGATCGCCGACCGTATCGCCGGTCACTGCGGCTTTGTGCGTATCGCTTCCTTTCAGGCCCTGCTCTTCAATGTACTTTTTGGCATTGTCCCAAGCCCCGCCGCCGCTCGTCATCGAAATCGCCACGAACAAACCGGTGACAATACTGCCGACGAGCATGCCGCCCAACGCTTGCGGACCAAGAATCACACCGACAAGAATCGGAGAAATCACGGGGATAAGGCCCGGCACCATCATCTTTTTGATCGCCGCTTGCGT
Above is a window of Nitrospira lenta DNA encoding:
- a CDS encoding ubiquitin-like protein Pup; amino-acid sequence: MEKQERKQEPKREPQSKDEVKANPKVVETGKKLTEDIDKLVDEIDEVLEKNAEEFVKNYVQKGGE